From a single Bryobacter aggregatus MPL3 genomic region:
- the flgM gene encoding flagellar biosynthesis anti-sigma factor FlgM: MRVNDPNQNPAVGQSGSAGAAGKTAQLDPIKISTGTGQSIRGSERGDEVQLSSLSSKINQLQSGSAEREAYLQQLQSEVATGQYQPDPAEIASSLVENLLTKNG, from the coding sequence ATGCGCGTAAATGATCCCAATCAGAACCCAGCGGTGGGGCAGTCCGGCTCTGCTGGCGCCGCGGGTAAAACTGCGCAGCTCGATCCGATCAAGATCTCAACAGGCACGGGACAATCGATCCGGGGTTCCGAGCGCGGCGATGAAGTCCAATTGTCGAGCTTGTCCAGTAAAATCAACCAGTTGCAGAGTGGAAGCGCGGAGCGCGAGGCGTATCTGCAGCAGTTGCAATCGGAAGTGGCGACAGGGCAGTATCAGCCCGATCCCGCAGAGATTGCCTCCAGCCTGGTGGAGAATCTGCTGACCAAGAACGGCTAG
- a CDS encoding c-type cytochrome has translation MTIRMSFGFLCLATASFAAPKPTFYQDVQPVLEKNCVSCHRPGEAAPMSFLSYKEVRPYAAAIKMSVSQKRMPPWNADPQVGHFANDRSLSAAEVQTLLDWVSTGAAEGNPKDARPLKRDFATGWSIGKPDLVIEMADYFPLPAKGTIDYHYLVLPTNFKTDMWVSAAEARPENRAVNHHIIAFVREPGSKWLSEAVPGLPFVPSKRGGGDGAMDFLVGYAPGTIPVQMKPGQAKLIKAGSDIVFQLHWTANGTETKDKVKLGLIFSKQQPTERVITLSATNSRFEIPAGADNHQIDSKMTLYEDTTLESLFPHMHLRGKAFSMRVVLPNGETRQLLHVPHYDFNWQLGYNLAEPLKLPKGSRVEASGWFDNSPNNKNNPDPTKVVKWGEQSWEEMMIGFFDVSFPVDTKVENIVRPKKANPTPSSAGAQD, from the coding sequence ATGACCATTCGTATGAGCTTCGGCTTTCTCTGCCTGGCAACGGCTAGCTTTGCTGCTCCCAAGCCCACCTTCTATCAAGATGTGCAACCAGTACTGGAAAAGAACTGTGTCAGTTGCCACCGCCCAGGTGAGGCGGCTCCGATGAGCTTCCTCAGCTACAAGGAAGTGCGCCCCTATGCCGCGGCCATCAAAATGAGCGTTTCGCAGAAACGCATGCCCCCCTGGAATGCCGATCCGCAAGTGGGCCACTTTGCCAACGATCGCTCGTTGTCCGCCGCTGAAGTCCAGACTCTTCTCGATTGGGTCTCCACCGGTGCCGCTGAAGGCAATCCCAAGGATGCCCGTCCCCTCAAGCGTGATTTCGCTACCGGCTGGAGCATCGGCAAGCCCGATCTTGTCATCGAGATGGCAGACTACTTCCCGCTCCCGGCCAAGGGCACCATCGATTACCACTACCTGGTGCTGCCTACGAATTTCAAAACCGACATGTGGGTGAGCGCCGCCGAGGCACGCCCCGAGAACCGTGCGGTCAATCACCACATCATTGCCTTTGTCCGGGAACCGGGCAGCAAATGGCTGAGTGAAGCGGTGCCTGGCCTTCCTTTTGTGCCGTCCAAGCGTGGGGGCGGCGACGGGGCGATGGATTTTCTCGTTGGCTATGCTCCCGGCACCATCCCTGTCCAGATGAAGCCCGGACAGGCCAAGCTGATCAAGGCCGGCAGCGATATCGTCTTCCAACTGCACTGGACCGCCAATGGCACCGAGACCAAGGACAAGGTCAAGCTGGGGCTGATTTTCTCGAAGCAGCAGCCCACCGAACGGGTAATCACCCTATCGGCAACCAACTCCCGCTTTGAGATCCCGGCCGGTGCGGACAACCATCAGATCGATTCGAAAATGACCCTTTATGAGGACACCACGCTCGAATCCCTGTTCCCGCATATGCACTTGCGGGGCAAAGCGTTCTCGATGCGCGTCGTACTTCCCAATGGCGAAACCCGGCAGTTGCTCCATGTCCCCCATTACGATTTCAACTGGCAACTCGGCTACAACCTGGCCGAACCGCTGAAGCTCCCCAAGGGCAGCCGTGTTGAGGCGAGCGGCTGGTTCGACAATTCGCCGAACAATAAGAACAATCCCGATCCCACCAAGGTCGTCAAGTGGGGCGAACAGAGTTGGGAAGAAATGATGATTGGCTTCTTTGACGTGAGCTTTCCGGTGGACACCAAGGTCGAGAATATTGTCCGTCCGAAGAAAGCGAATCCAACTCCCTCCAGTGCAGGGGCCCAAGATTAA
- a CDS encoding c-type cytochrome gives MAVVWVSSIPADGHDVVTTKLTWSKEVSRVIYRRCAGCHVEGGKAFSLVQYEEARPWAKAIQETVLRRQMPPWNAVKGFGDFRNDAGLSQEEIHTIADWVEGGSPEGDPALLPPLLRAPKPSPLPKGPRITLRGSLRIRVPLRLAAIEIGQVAEGTSFKFVAETPAGERIPLLWIDSFSAKAPRDYVLRTPLPLPAGTRLIAYPAAGVTLSLIGS, from the coding sequence ATGGCCGTCGTGTGGGTTTCCTCCATTCCCGCCGACGGCCATGATGTTGTGACGACCAAGCTCACCTGGTCGAAGGAAGTCTCGCGCGTGATCTACCGGCGCTGTGCCGGCTGCCATGTCGAGGGCGGCAAGGCCTTCTCACTGGTGCAATATGAGGAAGCGCGTCCGTGGGCCAAGGCGATTCAAGAGACGGTGCTCCGCAGGCAAATGCCCCCCTGGAACGCGGTGAAAGGCTTTGGCGACTTCCGGAACGACGCCGGGCTCAGCCAGGAGGAAATTCATACGATCGCCGATTGGGTGGAGGGGGGCTCCCCCGAAGGCGATCCCGCTCTACTTCCCCCGCTGCTACGCGCCCCGAAGCCCTCGCCGCTCCCCAAAGGTCCCCGCATCACGCTGCGCGGCAGCCTCCGCATCCGCGTGCCACTCCGTCTGGCCGCCATTGAAATTGGCCAGGTTGCTGAAGGAACCAGCTTCAAATTTGTCGCCGAAACCCCGGCCGGCGAACGGATTCCGCTCCTCTGGATCGATTCCTTCTCCGCCAAGGCTCCTCGCGACTATGTGCTGCGCACACCGTTGCCACTCCCGGCAGGAACTCGCCTGATCGCTTACCCCGCTGCGGGCGTTACACTTTCCCTCATAGGCTCTTAA
- a CDS encoding heavy metal-binding domain-containing protein: protein MTGRRAFCAGALGLSLFAQDQPVEFLCPMDADIRQKGPGRCPRCGMKLVAGLPEPIEYPVELQCTPKRPQVGERVLLRFTIRDPKTGQPVPELELIHEQILHLFLISEDLSHFAHEHPRPAGPGSFEFEWVFASGGMWRLLLDFFPTHGTPQLISKTILLPGGTLAAPTLHSDVTVPKQGENLEASLRLGPAQPMAGEKTLLYYRVTPRENFEAFLGAMGHMLVASADLIDLIHTHPFLVDGGLANPPADAKLIQFNVIFPRPGAYRVWAQFQRAGVVNTIPFNVAVKSL, encoded by the coding sequence ATGACCGGAAGACGAGCATTCTGTGCAGGAGCCCTGGGCTTGTCGCTGTTCGCACAAGACCAGCCGGTGGAGTTTCTCTGCCCGATGGATGCCGACATCCGGCAGAAGGGTCCGGGACGTTGCCCGCGTTGCGGCATGAAGCTGGTGGCCGGGTTGCCCGAGCCGATCGAGTATCCGGTAGAACTCCAATGCACCCCCAAACGGCCGCAGGTGGGCGAACGAGTGCTGCTGCGCTTTACGATTCGCGACCCGAAGACCGGCCAGCCCGTACCAGAACTCGAATTGATTCATGAACAGATCTTGCATCTGTTTCTGATCTCAGAAGACCTGTCACACTTTGCGCATGAACACCCGCGCCCGGCAGGACCAGGCAGCTTCGAGTTTGAGTGGGTGTTTGCGAGCGGTGGCATGTGGCGGTTGCTGCTCGATTTCTTCCCGACACACGGCACGCCGCAGTTGATCTCGAAGACCATTCTGCTTCCTGGGGGAACGCTGGCCGCTCCCACGCTCCACTCCGATGTGACGGTCCCGAAGCAGGGCGAAAATCTGGAAGCAAGCCTGCGGCTGGGCCCCGCGCAGCCAATGGCAGGCGAGAAGACGCTGCTTTATTACCGCGTCACTCCACGCGAAAACTTCGAAGCCTTTCTTGGAGCGATGGGACATATGTTGGTGGCGAGCGCCGACCTGATCGATCTGATCCACACCCATCCGTTTCTGGTCGATGGAGGATTGGCGAATCCGCCCGCCGATGCGAAGCTGATCCAGTTCAATGTGATTTTTCCGAGACCGGGTGCATACCGGGTCTGGGCCCAATTCCAGCGGGCCGGTGTGGTGAACACGATTCCGTTTAATGTTGCGGTTAAGAGCCTATGA
- a CDS encoding SDR family NAD(P)-dependent oxidoreductase, with translation MTSAAAFSLSGKRALIAGASRGIGLAIAKSFAANGADTVLAARSTEALETEAAALRAQGFLASTQFLDMEKDDSIDAAAARGDFDILVNVSGTNIRKRFETYSPEEYEKIFQTNLHGLVRLTQKVGARMVERGQGGRIIHIGSLTSTSGLPYITIYSMTKSALAGLTRSLAAEWGRHNITVNCIAPGFIITDLNRQMWEAETMKHWLNHTQSIPRTGIPEDIAPLATFLAAPGAAYITGQVIAVDGGSNNTKVWPFEPPN, from the coding sequence ATGACTTCGGCAGCAGCCTTCTCTCTGAGCGGCAAGCGTGCCTTGATTGCCGGCGCCAGCCGGGGCATTGGCCTTGCGATTGCGAAGAGTTTTGCCGCTAATGGAGCGGATACGGTGTTGGCCGCACGCTCGACCGAGGCGCTCGAGACGGAAGCGGCCGCCCTGCGCGCACAAGGGTTTCTGGCTTCCACACAATTTCTCGACATGGAGAAGGATGACTCGATCGATGCAGCCGCCGCCAGGGGCGATTTTGACATCCTCGTCAACGTAAGTGGGACAAATATCCGCAAGCGCTTCGAGACCTATTCGCCAGAGGAATACGAGAAGATCTTCCAGACCAATCTGCATGGGCTGGTGCGGCTCACCCAGAAAGTAGGAGCGCGCATGGTCGAGCGCGGCCAAGGCGGCCGGATCATCCATATCGGCAGCCTGACAAGCACGAGCGGCCTGCCTTACATCACGATCTACTCAATGACAAAAAGCGCCCTGGCTGGATTGACTCGTAGTCTTGCCGCCGAGTGGGGACGTCACAACATTACAGTGAACTGCATCGCACCAGGCTTCATCATCACCGACTTGAACCGCCAGATGTGGGAGGCCGAGACAATGAAGCATTGGCTGAACCATACGCAGAGCATTCCGCGAACCGGCATTCCTGAGGACATCGCGCCGCTGGCCACCTTTCTTGCCGCTCCAGGGGCAGCCTATATCACCGGACAGGTGATTGCCGTCGATGGAGGATCGAACAATACCAAAGTCTGGCCCTTCGAGCCACCGAATTAA
- a CDS encoding tartrate dehydrogenase yields MRNYKIASIAGDGIGLEVMPAARRILDAVARKHGFVLTYTDLPWSSQYYFDHGRMMPAGAIDTLRGFDAIFLGAVGHPDLPDHITLNGLLLPIRRAFDQYANIRPAVLFEGVDSPLKGKAPGSIDMMVVRENTEGEYAQVGGFVHHAHPGEVAIQTSVFTRMGCERIIRFAFELARKRNGRRLVTSITKSNAQGFSMVLWDRCFATVREQYPEIETESLLVDAAAMNFVRRPESFDVVVASNLFGDILSDISAIVSGSIGLAASANLDPERRYPSMFEPVHGSAPDIAGRGIANPLAMILSGAMMLDHLGEAAAGAAVTHAVRQVLSAGQFLPGDLGGRAGTAEIAEAVASFLS; encoded by the coding sequence ATGCGTAACTACAAAATTGCCTCCATCGCGGGGGACGGAATTGGCCTAGAGGTGATGCCCGCGGCTCGCCGCATTCTCGACGCCGTTGCTCGGAAGCACGGCTTTGTGCTCACTTATACAGACCTTCCCTGGTCGAGTCAGTATTACTTTGACCACGGCCGCATGATGCCTGCCGGTGCGATCGATACGCTGCGTGGCTTTGATGCCATCTTCCTCGGGGCCGTGGGGCACCCGGACCTGCCCGATCACATCACCTTGAACGGCTTGTTGCTGCCCATTCGCCGCGCCTTTGACCAGTATGCGAACATCCGCCCTGCGGTTCTTTTTGAAGGGGTCGACTCGCCGCTGAAGGGCAAAGCTCCCGGCTCCATCGACATGATGGTGGTTCGTGAAAACACCGAAGGGGAGTATGCGCAGGTGGGTGGATTTGTCCACCACGCGCATCCAGGCGAAGTCGCCATCCAGACTTCGGTCTTCACTCGCATGGGCTGCGAGCGGATCATTCGCTTTGCCTTCGAACTGGCGCGCAAGCGCAATGGACGCCGCCTGGTGACATCCATCACAAAATCGAATGCGCAGGGCTTCTCGATGGTGCTTTGGGATCGATGCTTTGCGACGGTGCGGGAGCAGTATCCGGAGATCGAAACCGAAAGTCTCCTGGTTGATGCCGCGGCCATGAACTTCGTGCGCCGCCCGGAGAGTTTCGACGTCGTGGTGGCCTCCAATCTCTTTGGCGATATTCTGAGCGACATCTCGGCGATCGTCTCCGGTTCGATTGGCTTGGCTGCGAGCGCCAATCTCGATCCCGAGCGCCGCTATCCCTCCATGTTTGAACCCGTCCACGGTTCGGCTCCCGACATCGCCGGGAGAGGAATCGCCAATCCGCTGGCGATGATCCTGTCTGGGGCGATGATGCTCGATCATCTGGGCGAGGCCGCGGCTGGGGCGGCTGTCACCCATGCTGTGCGTCAGGTCCTGTCTGCAGGGCAGTTTCTCCCGGGCGACTTAGGCGGGCGGGCTGGAACCGCTGAGATCGCAGAAGCAGTTGCTTCTTTTCTCTCCTAG
- a CDS encoding response regulator, giving the protein MAMDVLIVDDSAAIRKILQRVLRQTEMPIGNIIEAGDGLEALAMLEKQSVGLILSDINMPNMDGLEMLGKIKANDSYKMVPVIMITTEGNQNKVMEAVNLGAAGYVRKPFTTEQIKEKLTGLV; this is encoded by the coding sequence ATGGCAATGGATGTGTTGATCGTGGATGATTCTGCAGCGATCCGCAAAATTTTGCAGAGAGTGCTGCGGCAGACGGAGATGCCGATCGGCAATATCATCGAGGCGGGCGATGGCTTGGAGGCCCTCGCCATGCTGGAGAAGCAATCTGTGGGCTTGATTCTTTCTGACATCAATATGCCCAACATGGATGGGCTGGAGATGCTCGGCAAGATCAAGGCAAACGACAGCTACAAGATGGTCCCGGTCATTATGATCACAACGGAGGGCAACCAGAACAAAGTGATGGAAGCTGTGAATCTGGGGGCTGCCGGCTATGTGCGCAAGCCTTTTACCACCGAACAGATTAAAGAGAAATTGACGGGCCTCGTCTAG
- a CDS encoding chemotaxis protein CheX, giving the protein MTSATPTREEIVSWVHQATSDVFQMMLGMEASAAEHFIEEPGKGLTMGVIGIIGLVGEWTGTAVVSCSSPLACKIANTLFMQEYSSVTDEVLDAVAEMTNMIIGNLKNSLEERFGQMGLSIPAVVFGRNFATRRSGKESWYVIKFQVDGERFDVQLCLTPTQTGAAANTGIPRIMTLS; this is encoded by the coding sequence ATGACTAGTGCTACGCCGACACGGGAGGAGATTGTCTCCTGGGTTCATCAGGCCACCAGCGACGTGTTCCAAATGATGTTGGGCATGGAGGCTTCGGCCGCAGAACACTTCATTGAGGAACCTGGCAAAGGTCTCACGATGGGCGTCATCGGGATCATCGGCCTGGTTGGGGAATGGACTGGCACGGCGGTGGTCAGTTGCAGTTCGCCGCTGGCCTGTAAGATTGCCAACACGCTCTTTATGCAGGAGTATTCCAGCGTGACCGATGAAGTGCTCGACGCGGTTGCAGAGATGACCAACATGATCATTGGCAATCTTAAAAACAGCCTGGAAGAGCGTTTTGGACAGATGGGACTTTCGATTCCGGCAGTGGTCTTTGGCCGCAACTTTGCGACGCGCCGCAGTGGCAAAGAGAGCTGGTACGTGATCAAGTTTCAAGTGGACGGCGAACGTTTCGACGTCCAGCTCTGCCTGACTCCGACGCAGACGGGTGCTGCGGCCAATACCGGGATCCCGAGAATTATGACGCTCTCCTAG
- a CDS encoding SDR family oxidoreductase, whose amino-acid sequence MSTQKLALITGANKGIGLETAKQLAALGYTVIVGARKEAEGKAAAAEVGHGAQYLHIDMDQPATFAAAAKWIEEKFGKLDVLVNNAGIAGNLGVPPSHEALATVRHVFDVNVFALLELTQALLPLLRKSEQGRIVNVSSILGSLTLNANFDAPLGNWRSFSYNGSKAALNMLTATLAYELRDTPIKVNSVHPGWVKTDLGGAEAPLEVGEGAKTSVRLATIGSDGPTGAFFHLEETLAW is encoded by the coding sequence ATGAGCACACAGAAGCTTGCCCTGATCACGGGCGCGAACAAAGGCATTGGTCTTGAAACAGCGAAACAATTGGCGGCGCTGGGCTATACCGTCATTGTGGGCGCGCGAAAAGAAGCGGAAGGCAAGGCAGCGGCGGCAGAAGTGGGTCATGGAGCACAGTATCTGCATATCGATATGGATCAACCCGCCACCTTCGCGGCTGCGGCCAAGTGGATCGAAGAAAAATTCGGCAAACTCGACGTGCTGGTAAACAATGCCGGGATTGCCGGGAACCTGGGTGTACCGCCAAGCCATGAGGCCTTGGCCACCGTGCGCCACGTTTTTGACGTGAATGTGTTTGCCCTGCTCGAACTGACACAGGCCCTGTTACCGCTGCTTCGCAAAAGTGAGCAGGGACGAATCGTCAATGTTTCGAGCATTCTTGGCAGTCTCACCTTGAATGCGAACTTCGATGCACCGCTCGGGAATTGGCGCAGCTTTAGCTACAACGGGTCCAAGGCCGCCTTAAATATGCTGACTGCGACCTTGGCCTATGAGCTCCGCGATACGCCGATCAAGGTGAACTCCGTGCACCCCGGTTGGGTGAAGACGGACCTTGGGGGCGCAGAAGCACCGCTCGAAGTGGGAGAAGGAGCGAAGACATCGGTCCGCCTCGCCACAATTGGCAGCGACGGACCAACCGGCGCCTTCTTCCATCTGGAAGAAACCTTAGCGTGGTAA
- the dusB gene encoding tRNA dihydrouridine synthase DusB — MRSFPPNFAIGNTLISPATVLAPMVGVTDTVFRRLIRSQGGCGLIMTEFTSSHGVVKSFRRGKPSKTEKRYLCFEPEEHPISSQLFGSDPAIMADAARHCEDLGFNFVDINFGCPVKKVVRCNGGSGCLRDLPLVANILKTVKAAINIPLTMKYRAGWNDHELVHVEIAKMAEDLGVAAIALHPRTREQGYAGKADWTRIAEAKAAVKIPVIGNGDVITPEDAMRMVQETNCDAVMIGRAASYNPWIFRQIGEFLATGSYWQPTQQDRYAIMKRYFTMLEETQWPEAAGKMKQFTSYFTHGVRNGAHLRAGIYQKTEPRDIIDAVDRFFEHDLNSVDAAA, encoded by the coding sequence ATGCGCTCCTTCCCGCCCAATTTCGCAATTGGGAATACCCTCATCAGTCCCGCTACCGTACTGGCACCCATGGTGGGCGTCACCGACACGGTGTTCCGCCGCTTGATCCGCTCGCAGGGAGGCTGCGGACTCATCATGACAGAATTTACATCAAGTCACGGTGTTGTCAAAAGTTTTCGGAGAGGAAAACCCTCCAAGACCGAAAAACGGTATCTCTGTTTTGAACCAGAAGAACATCCGATTTCCTCGCAACTGTTCGGGTCCGATCCGGCGATCATGGCCGATGCGGCGCGCCATTGCGAAGATCTGGGCTTTAACTTTGTCGACATCAACTTTGGCTGCCCGGTCAAGAAGGTGGTCCGTTGCAATGGTGGGTCGGGCTGTCTGCGGGATCTGCCTCTGGTCGCAAACATCCTCAAGACCGTCAAGGCCGCTATTAACATTCCTCTCACCATGAAGTACCGCGCAGGTTGGAATGACCATGAACTCGTTCATGTCGAGATTGCAAAGATGGCTGAGGATCTTGGTGTCGCTGCGATTGCTCTCCATCCCCGTACCCGGGAACAGGGCTACGCAGGCAAAGCCGACTGGACACGCATCGCGGAAGCGAAGGCTGCCGTCAAGATTCCCGTCATTGGCAATGGCGACGTCATCACGCCCGAAGACGCGATGCGCATGGTGCAGGAAACCAATTGCGATGCGGTCATGATTGGCCGCGCCGCCAGCTACAACCCTTGGATTTTCCGCCAGATTGGTGAATTTCTCGCAACCGGAAGCTATTGGCAACCTACCCAGCAGGATCGCTATGCGATCATGAAACGCTATTTCACGATGCTTGAAGAAACGCAATGGCCGGAAGCGGCCGGCAAGATGAAACAGTTCACCAGCTACTTTACGCACGGGGTCCGCAATGGTGCCCACTTGCGTGCCGGAATCTATCAAAAAACTGAACCTCGCGACATCATTGACGCGGTGGATCGCTTCTTTGAACACGATTTGAATTCGGTCGACGCAGCAGCATGA
- the rnhA gene encoding ribonuclease HI translates to MKVVELITDGACSGNPGPGGWAAVLRFGAHKKEIYGAEPQTTNNRMELRAAVEGLKLLKEPCTVTITTDSEYVRKGITEWIHGWKRNNWRTKDKKPVKNQDLWEALDFQVSRHKAEWKWVKGHADHPDNNRCDELAVFASKTQSNSPL, encoded by the coding sequence ATGAAGGTAGTGGAATTGATTACCGACGGGGCTTGCTCAGGCAACCCCGGTCCGGGCGGCTGGGCTGCCGTTCTGCGCTTTGGCGCACACAAGAAAGAGATCTACGGCGCTGAGCCGCAGACCACCAACAACCGGATGGAATTGCGCGCGGCAGTGGAAGGTCTCAAGCTGCTCAAGGAACCCTGCACCGTCACCATCACCACGGATAGCGAATATGTCCGTAAGGGCATCACCGAGTGGATCCACGGCTGGAAGCGCAACAACTGGCGCACCAAGGACAAGAAGCCGGTCAAGAATCAGGATCTTTGGGAAGCGCTCGACTTCCAGGTCAGCCGTCACAAGGCGGAATGGAAATGGGTGAAGGGCCATGCCGATCATCCCGACAATAACCGTTGCGATGAACTCGCCGTCTTTGCTTCCAAGACGCAATCGAACTCCCCCCTATGA
- a CDS encoding uroporphyrinogen-III synthase: MTRVLAFESRRANEIAILFRNLGWEPTVVPVFSEAPQDDPKEALQFAADLFAGRYEQVIFLTGVGIRHLLKTLAPHYPQEAILAALQKIVTVPRGPKPSVVLREFGITPSILIREPATWREILATLQNEPKRSTAVIEYGRSDTRLLAGLTELGIPHQSVAVYHYEFPSDLSPVRDTLQALAGSEFDIVVFTSSVQYQFLVAAAETLSVGEGWKQGLRGSYVASIGPTMTETLEADGIPVAFTPSASKMGILAHELSKVYVAKAKSL, translated from the coding sequence ATGACCCGTGTGCTTGCTTTTGAATCCCGCCGTGCCAACGAGATTGCGATCCTGTTTCGCAATCTCGGCTGGGAGCCTACGGTCGTTCCCGTGTTCTCCGAAGCACCCCAGGACGATCCGAAAGAAGCGCTCCAGTTTGCCGCCGATTTATTCGCTGGCCGCTATGAGCAGGTTATTTTTCTGACGGGTGTCGGCATCCGCCATCTCCTCAAAACTCTCGCCCCGCATTATCCGCAGGAGGCGATTCTCGCTGCGCTGCAAAAGATCGTGACGGTGCCCCGTGGCCCCAAGCCTTCGGTGGTCCTGCGTGAGTTCGGAATCACCCCTTCCATCCTCATTCGCGAGCCGGCAACTTGGCGCGAGATTCTCGCCACACTGCAAAACGAACCCAAACGCAGCACGGCTGTGATCGAGTATGGCCGCAGCGATACCCGGCTACTTGCCGGACTCACGGAACTGGGCATCCCGCACCAATCGGTCGCGGTCTATCACTATGAGTTCCCGTCTGACCTCAGCCCGGTGCGCGACACGCTGCAGGCGCTCGCCGGGTCTGAATTCGACATTGTTGTTTTCACCTCAAGCGTGCAATACCAGTTTCTGGTGGCGGCCGCAGAGACGCTCAGCGTTGGCGAAGGATGGAAACAGGGATTGCGGGGCTCCTATGTTGCCTCCATCGGTCCCACAATGACAGAAACGCTGGAGGCCGACGGGATCCCCGTTGCCTTCACTCCATCCGCATCGAAGATGGGCATTCTGGCGCACGAACTCTCCAAGGTCTACGTCGCAAAAGCGAAGAGTCTCTAG
- a CDS encoding IS630 family transposase has protein sequence MEAKRGRPKKQELVVTEQQREELERLVRQPRKSRATAFRARIILECDGGLSNAAVAAKLRTTGFTVGFWRNRFIVGGISTLGDEPRPGAPREIGDDKIEQVVRLTLEKAPKGATHWSSRMLATRTGLSQSTISRIWRAFGLKPHRSETFQLSNDPLLVDKVRDIIGLYLSPPHHALVLCVDEKSQIQALSRNQPVLPLRSGQLERRTHDYQRHGVTSLFAALDIATGRVLGKCYRRHRSVEFLDFLKKIDAAAPADLDVHLVLDNYGTHKTAKVRQWLQKRPRYHLHFTPTHASWLNQVERWFALLTQRQIKRGSHRSVSELEDAIRKFIAVHNEQPKPFLWTKSASQILESIARFASTTLAAHQPNTSARNQ, from the coding sequence ATGGAAGCGAAGCGAGGACGACCCAAGAAGCAGGAGTTGGTGGTAACCGAGCAGCAACGGGAAGAGTTGGAACGGTTGGTGCGGCAGCCAAGAAAGTCCCGAGCAACAGCGTTTCGGGCACGAATCATCCTGGAATGCGACGGCGGATTGAGTAACGCCGCAGTTGCGGCGAAGCTGAGGACAACTGGGTTTACTGTTGGATTCTGGCGTAATCGTTTCATTGTGGGCGGGATCTCAACTTTGGGAGATGAGCCTCGGCCCGGGGCGCCACGAGAAATCGGCGACGACAAGATTGAGCAGGTCGTCCGGCTCACACTGGAGAAGGCCCCCAAGGGAGCAACCCATTGGTCCAGCCGAATGCTGGCGACGAGAACAGGACTGAGTCAATCCACCATCAGCCGCATCTGGCGTGCCTTTGGTCTGAAGCCACATCGAAGCGAAACCTTCCAGTTGTCGAACGATCCGTTGCTGGTTGACAAAGTGCGGGACATTATTGGGCTCTATCTGTCGCCCCCGCATCATGCGTTGGTGCTGTGCGTGGATGAGAAAAGTCAGATCCAGGCGCTAAGCCGGAACCAACCCGTGTTGCCGCTACGAAGCGGTCAACTTGAGCGCCGCACGCACGACTATCAACGACATGGAGTGACCAGTCTGTTTGCGGCTCTGGATATCGCCACCGGCCGGGTATTGGGCAAATGCTATCGCCGTCATCGCTCTGTAGAGTTCCTCGATTTCTTGAAAAAAATCGATGCGGCCGCCCCTGCCGACCTGGATGTCCATCTGGTGCTGGATAACTACGGAACGCACAAGACCGCCAAGGTTCGACAGTGGCTCCAAAAGAGGCCCCGGTATCATCTGCACTTTACTCCCACACATGCCTCTTGGTTGAACCAAGTCGAACGCTGGTTTGCGTTGTTGACACAACGGCAAATCAAGCGTGGCTCTCATCGAAGCGTCTCGGAACTAGAGGACGCTATTCGGAAGTTCATTGCCGTGCACAACGAGCAACCCAAACCATTCCTCTGGACCAAATCTGCCTCTCAAATTCTTGAGTCCATCGCCCGCTTTGCTTCAACCACCCTTGCCGCCCATCAACCGAACACTTCTGCTAGAAATCAATGA